The Humulus lupulus chromosome 3, drHumLupu1.1, whole genome shotgun sequence genome window below encodes:
- the LOC133822989 gene encoding homeobox-DDT domain protein RLT3-like isoform X1 has translation MVKYGLRPGTLKGALFQIFLEQGNNGLKVSDMAKSFPIFDLKLASTTEELECLICSMLSSEITLFEKISLTTYRLRINSILKKVEELQSDIEDFGAVDDGLSESDAYSSDEDSRCDAKDSTLIEVKKLNNKKNQNGLLNDYTEIDESHPSESWLLGLMEGEYSDLSIEEKLNVMVALIDLLREGSSIRMESVMLEDALIGAWTKSAHKLWVKWLRHTSSLQELMQIRTPSIRKAHENIDKTLKLYWHNLILLVRLLLKIYPCFIFLFL, from the exons ATGGTGAAGTACGGTCTACGTCCTGGCACTTTGAAGGGTGCATTATTTCAAATTTTTCTAGAACAAGGAAACAATGGATTGAAAGTTTCTGACATGGCAAAGTCTTTTCCA ATTTTTGATTTAAAACTGGCCAGCACTACTGAGGAATTGGAGTGTTTAATATGTTCAATGTTATCAAGTGAAATAACTTTATTTGAAAAGATCTCGCTGACCACATACCGTCTACGGATAAACTCTATCCTTAAGAAAGTAGAGGAGCTACAGTCAGATATCGAAGACTTTGGAGCAGTTGATGATGGCCTCAGTGAGAGTGATGCATATAGTAGCGACGAAGATTCAAGATGTGATGCAAAAGATTCCACTCTTATAGAAGTgaaaaaattaaacaacaaaaaaaatcaaaatggcTTATTAAACGACTACACTGAAATTGATGAGAGCCATCCTAGTGAATCATGGCTATTAGGACTGATGGAAGGTGAATATTCAGATTTAAGCATTGAAGAAAAGTTGAATGTCATGGTAGCTTTGATTGATCTACTTCGTGAAGGATCCAGCATCAGAATGGAG TCTGTTATGCTTGAAGACGCTTTAATTGGTGCTTGGACAAAATCTGCCCACAAGTTATGGGTCAAATGGCTCAGACACACCTCGTCTTTGCAAGAGCTTATGCAG ATTAGAACTCCTTCTATTCGGAAAGCCCACGAGAATATCGATAAGACTCTAAAGTTATATTGGCACAATTTGATCTTGCTCGTCAGGTTGTTACTTAAGATTTATCCGTGTTTTATTTTTCTGTTCCTTTGA
- the LOC133822989 gene encoding homeobox-DDT domain protein RLT3-like isoform X3 → MVKYGLRPGTLKGALFQIFLEQGNNGLKVSDMAKSFPIFDLKLASTTEELECLICSMLSSEITLFEKISLTTYRLRINSILKKVEELQSDIEDFGAVDDGLSESDAYSSDEDSRCDAKDSTLIEVKKLNNKKNQNGLLNDYTEIDESHPSESWLLGLMEGEYSDLSIEEKLNVMVALIDLLREGSSIRMESVMLEDALIGAWTKSAHKLWVKWLRHTSSLQELMQILTDFIATHSVLFCLFYFIAPILPFMEFLLGLL, encoded by the exons ATGGTGAAGTACGGTCTACGTCCTGGCACTTTGAAGGGTGCATTATTTCAAATTTTTCTAGAACAAGGAAACAATGGATTGAAAGTTTCTGACATGGCAAAGTCTTTTCCA ATTTTTGATTTAAAACTGGCCAGCACTACTGAGGAATTGGAGTGTTTAATATGTTCAATGTTATCAAGTGAAATAACTTTATTTGAAAAGATCTCGCTGACCACATACCGTCTACGGATAAACTCTATCCTTAAGAAAGTAGAGGAGCTACAGTCAGATATCGAAGACTTTGGAGCAGTTGATGATGGCCTCAGTGAGAGTGATGCATATAGTAGCGACGAAGATTCAAGATGTGATGCAAAAGATTCCACTCTTATAGAAGTgaaaaaattaaacaacaaaaaaaatcaaaatggcTTATTAAACGACTACACTGAAATTGATGAGAGCCATCCTAGTGAATCATGGCTATTAGGACTGATGGAAGGTGAATATTCAGATTTAAGCATTGAAGAAAAGTTGAATGTCATGGTAGCTTTGATTGATCTACTTCGTGAAGGATCCAGCATCAGAATGGAG TCTGTTATGCTTGAAGACGCTTTAATTGGTGCTTGGACAAAATCTGCCCACAAGTTATGGGTCAAATGGCTCAGACACACCTCGTCTTTGCAAGAGCTTATGCAG ATTCTTACAGATTTTATTGCTACTCATTCTgtgttgttttgtttgttttatttcataGCTCCGATATTGCCATTTATGGAGTTTTTATTGGGTTTGCTTTAA
- the LOC133822989 gene encoding homeobox-DDT domain protein RLT3-like isoform X2: MVKYGLRPGTLKGALFQIFLEQGNNGLKVSDMAKSFPIFDLKLASTTEELECLICSMLSSEITLFEKISLTTYRLRINSILKKVEELQSDIEDFGAVDDGLSESDAYSSDEDSRCDAKDSTLIEVKKLNNKKNQNGLLNDYTEIDESHPSESWLLGLMEGEYSDLSIEEKLNVMVALIDLLREGSSIRMESVMLEDALIGAWTKSAHKLWVKWLRHTSSLQELMQLRYCHLWSFYWVCFNSGQYRLELLLFGKPTRISIRL, translated from the exons ATGGTGAAGTACGGTCTACGTCCTGGCACTTTGAAGGGTGCATTATTTCAAATTTTTCTAGAACAAGGAAACAATGGATTGAAAGTTTCTGACATGGCAAAGTCTTTTCCA ATTTTTGATTTAAAACTGGCCAGCACTACTGAGGAATTGGAGTGTTTAATATGTTCAATGTTATCAAGTGAAATAACTTTATTTGAAAAGATCTCGCTGACCACATACCGTCTACGGATAAACTCTATCCTTAAGAAAGTAGAGGAGCTACAGTCAGATATCGAAGACTTTGGAGCAGTTGATGATGGCCTCAGTGAGAGTGATGCATATAGTAGCGACGAAGATTCAAGATGTGATGCAAAAGATTCCACTCTTATAGAAGTgaaaaaattaaacaacaaaaaaaatcaaaatggcTTATTAAACGACTACACTGAAATTGATGAGAGCCATCCTAGTGAATCATGGCTATTAGGACTGATGGAAGGTGAATATTCAGATTTAAGCATTGAAGAAAAGTTGAATGTCATGGTAGCTTTGATTGATCTACTTCGTGAAGGATCCAGCATCAGAATGGAG TCTGTTATGCTTGAAGACGCTTTAATTGGTGCTTGGACAAAATCTGCCCACAAGTTATGGGTCAAATGGCTCAGACACACCTCGTCTTTGCAAGAGCTTATGCAG CTCCGATATTGCCATTTATGGAGTTTTTATTGGGTTTGCTTTAATTCTGGCCAGTACAGATTAGAACTCCTTCTATTCGGAAAGCCCACGAGAATATCGATAAGACTCTAA